The following are encoded together in the Sphaerodactylus townsendi isolate TG3544 linkage group LG14, MPM_Stown_v2.3, whole genome shotgun sequence genome:
- the PCDHAC2 gene encoding protocadherin alpha-C2 has protein sequence MKAPAGCGPRALGWLPPVLLLLWLAPRPGPVGGQLRYAVQEELPRGAVVGNVAADLALEPGLLASRGARLSSGSGRRYLALDLGRGLLLVKERMDREALCPLGPPACSLALELVIEQPVEVHGLEVEVLDVNDNAPRFPSPEARLELSESAVPGARFPVEGAHDPDVGTNSVQTYRLSPNQYFALDRRGFERGSKLLELVLLRALDREQSPLQQLVLTALDGGQPPKSATARLSVRVLDTNDNPPQFDRGTYTARLLENAAPGTLVVTLNASDPDEGSNGQVRYSFSGYTPQQLQRLFTIDQASGEVKVNATLDYEEAPSYEIYAQATDSGSVPMAGHCKVLVDLVDANDNAPEVVLTSLYSPVPEDAHPDTVVALMSVTDRDSGQNGQVTLSSPAHLPFKLNSFKNSYTLVTVGHLDREKAPAYNITITATDAGVPPLTSHRVIQVDVLDVNDNPPRFEEPQYSVYIPENNALGVSLCRTKAVDLDADENASVSYSLLNREIEGLPVTSYVSIQPDTGTLYAASSFDYEKLREFHIVVKAQDSGVPALSSTVPVHIYVVDQNDHPPQILYPTSVNGSAVVEMIPRSAGAGYLVTKVIALDADSGQNAWLFFHLAQTSAEDVFQVDAHSGEIRTTRKLGEDITNTINITVVVRDNGQPLLSSSVSIIVAVVDRVSRTVPDTRRHVKDSRNYSEITVYLIIALSSVSFVFLLTVLVLTVIKCYGYVTRGSSCCGGFCGTPRKRFPAETYKQANNHPDTRLPPTLKVQPRFIEVRGNGSLSKTYCYKACLTDGSGSDTFMFYNTGGPTGMASPAVLTDRHLTGQSGLSSQNLIVLKSEPITPNEVLCAKLAVSEN, from the exons ATGAAGGCGCCGGCCGGCTGCGGGCCCCGGGCGCTGGGCTGGCTGCCgccggtgctgctgctgctgtggctggcGCCGCGGCCGGGGCCCGTCGGGGGCCAGCTGCGCTACGCCGTGCAGGAGGAGCTGCCGCGGGGCGCCGTGGTGGGCAACGTGGCGGCGGACCTGGCCCTGGAGCCCGGCCTTCTGGCCTCGCGGGGCGCCCGCCTGAGCTCGGGCAGCGGCCGGCGGTACCTGGCGCTGGACCTGGGCCGCGGCTTGCTGCTGGTGAAGGAGCGCATGGACCGGGAGGCGCTGTGCCCGCTGGGCCCGCCGGCCTGCTCGCTGGCCCTGGAGCTGGTCATCGAGCAGCCGGTGGAAGTGCACGGCCTGGAGGTGGAGGTGCTGGACGTCAACGACAACGCGCCCCGCTTCCCCAGCCCGGAGGCGCGCCTGGAGCTCAGCGAGTCGGCCGTGCCGGGCGCCCGCTTCCCCGTCGAGGGCGCGCACGACCCGGACGTGGGCACCAACTCGGTGCAGACTTACCGGCTCAGCCCCAACCAGTACTTCGCCCTGGACCGGCGCGGCTTCGAGCGCGGCAGCAAACTCCTGGAGCTGGTGCTGCTCCGGGCCCTGGACCGCGAGCAGAGCCCCCTCCAGCAGCTGGTGCTCACCGCCCTCGACGGCGGCCAGCCGCCCAAGTCGGCCACGGCGCGCCTCTCCGTGCGCGTCTTGGACACCAACGACAACCCCCCGCAGTTCGACCGCGGGACTTACACGGCCCGGCTGCTGGAAAACGCCGCCCCCGGCACGCTGGTGGTGACCCTCAACGCCTCCGACCCGGACGAGGGCTCCAACGGCCAGGTGCGCTATTCCTTCAGCGGCTACACCCCGCAGCAACTGCAGCGGCTCTTCACCATCGACCAGGCGTCCGGGGAGGTGAAAGTGAACGCCACTTTGGACTACGAGGAAGCTCCTTCCTATGAGATCTATGCCCAAGCCACGGACAGTGGCTCTGTCCCCATGGCCGGACACTGCAAAGTGCTGGTGGACCTGGTGGATGCCAACGACAACGCCCCGGAGGTGGTGCTGACCTCCTTGTACAGCCCCGTGCCTGAGGATGCCCATCCCGACACCGTGGTGGCCTTAATGAGCGTCACTGACCGGGACTCTGGCCAGAATGGGCAGGTGACTCTCAGCTCTCCTGCCCACCTGCCTTTCAAGCTCAATTCCTTCAAAAATTCCTACACCCTGGTCACGGTGGGCCACCTGGACCGGGAAAAGGCCCCCGCCTACAACATCACCatcacagccacagatgctgggGTCCCTCCCCTGACTTCTCACAGAGTCATCCAGGTGGACGTCTTGGATGTCAACGACAATCCTCCCCGCTTTGAAGAGCCCCAATACTCTGTTTACATCCCGGAAAACAATGCCCTTGGGGTCTCCCTCTGCCGCACCAAGGCTGTTGACCTCGATGCCGATGAAAACGCCTCTGTTTCCTACTCCCTGCTGAACAGAGAGATTGAAGGGCTGCCCGTGACCTCTTACGTCTCAATTCAGCCGGACACCGGCACCCTTTACGCCGCCAGCTCCTTTGACTATGAAaagttgagagagttccacaTTGTCGTCAAGGCCCAGGACTCCGGGGTGCCAGCCCTCAGCAGTACGGTCCCTGTTCATATCTATGTGGTGGACCAGAACGACCACCCACCCCAGATTCTGTACCCTACCTCAGTCAATGGCTCGGCGGTGGTGGAGATGATCCCTCGCTCGGCCGGCGCAGGTTACTTGGTCACAAAAGTCATAGCCCTTGATGCAGACTCTGGGCAGAACGCTTGGCTGTTTTTCCACCTTGCCCAGACATCAGCTGAGGATGTCTTTCAAGTGGATGCTCACAGTGGGGAAATTAGGACAACTCGCAAATTGGGGGAGGACATCACAAACACCATCAACATTACTGTTGTAGTGAGAGACAACGGACAGCCTCTGCTGTCTTCCTCTGTGTCTATAATCGTTGCTGTGGTAGATCGAGTTTCCAGAACTGTTCCCGATACCCGAAGGCACGTGAAGGATTCCAGAAATTACTCAGAAATCACTGTTTATCTCATCATCGCTTTGAGCTCTGTCTCCTTCGTCTTTCTCTTGACCGTTCTGGTCCTCACAGTGATCAAGTGCTATGGATACGTCACCCGTGGCAGCTCCTGCTGTGGAGGGTTCTGTGGGACCCCTCGAAAAAGATTCCCTGCCGAAACGTACAAGCAGGCAAACAACCACCCGGACACCAGGCTGCCCCCTACCTTGAAAGTACAGCCCCGTTTCATTGAAGTGCGGGGCAATGGGTCTCTCTCCAAGACTTACTGCTATAAAGCCTGTCTGACAGACGGGTCGGGTAGCGACACCTTCATGTTCTACAATACCGGAGGCCCAACAGGGATGGCTTCCCCGGCTGTGTTGACAGACAGGCATCTGACCGGGCAGAGCGGGCTGAGCTCTCAAAACTTGATCGTACTGAAGAGTGAGCCCATTACTCCAAATGAG GTCTTGTGTGCCAAATTAGCAGTTTCTGAGAACTAG